The following coding sequences are from one Ignavibacteriota bacterium window:
- a CDS encoding aminotransferase class V-fold PLP-dependent enzyme, producing MNTTRRTFVKKVVGGISGSLLLSNLFDSSQAFSFPEIGQDIEPENEQFWKLVREQFPLTHERIYFNNGTIGPSPYIVREAVKAAIDDLDRRGEYGGWEVARTKLAEFVRVKESEISLTHNTTEGINVVVWGLPLKRGDEVILTTHEHVGNALPWLNRSKVDGIVIKTFQPAQTVSENLNRINDLLTKKTRVIAIPHITCTTGQVFPAKEISQLGHDKGLFVCFDGAHGPGMTNLNLAEIGCDTYSACSHKWLCGPKGTGFLYVREGLLETLQPKFVGGYTDLGWDLTTNPIEFKGFVPTAHRYDYGTQNAALYIGVASAVDFFSKIGVENIVRRGNSLASTLQQKLLELGDKIEMLTPTEEQSRGSMIGFCLKNIPYDKFGEHASKKGFRIRLVPESHLNSIRVSTHLYNNFDEVERFVEAVKEVA from the coding sequence ATGAACACAACTCGAAGGACATTCGTAAAGAAGGTTGTCGGTGGAATTTCCGGCAGTCTTCTCCTCTCCAATCTTTTTGATTCATCACAGGCGTTTTCCTTTCCTGAAATTGGTCAGGACATCGAACCGGAGAATGAACAGTTTTGGAAACTTGTGCGGGAACAATTTCCTCTTACTCACGAACGAATCTATTTCAATAACGGGACGATTGGACCATCACCGTATATCGTTCGTGAAGCAGTGAAAGCGGCAATTGATGATTTGGACAGGCGGGGCGAGTACGGCGGATGGGAAGTTGCGCGCACAAAACTCGCTGAGTTTGTTCGCGTAAAGGAATCGGAAATTTCTCTCACGCACAACACAACCGAAGGAATCAACGTTGTTGTGTGGGGACTTCCTCTCAAACGGGGCGACGAGGTGATTCTTACAACGCACGAACATGTCGGCAACGCATTGCCGTGGCTTAACCGTTCGAAGGTTGACGGCATCGTCATCAAAACATTTCAACCCGCACAAACTGTTTCGGAAAATCTTAACCGCATCAACGATTTGCTCACGAAGAAAACCCGCGTCATCGCGATTCCACACATTACCTGCACCACCGGACAAGTTTTTCCGGCAAAAGAAATTTCTCAACTCGGACACGACAAAGGATTGTTCGTCTGTTTCGATGGAGCGCACGGGCCGGGGATGACGAATCTGAACCTTGCGGAAATTGGTTGCGACACATATTCGGCGTGCAGTCATAAATGGCTTTGCGGACCGAAAGGAACCGGATTTTTGTATGTGAGAGAAGGATTGCTCGAAACTCTTCAACCGAAATTCGTCGGCGGTTACACCGACCTCGGATGGGATTTGACGACGAACCCGATTGAGTTCAAAGGATTTGTTCCAACCGCGCATCGGTACGATTACGGAACACAGAATGCTGCGCTGTACATCGGTGTTGCTTCTGCTGTGGATTTCTTTTCCAAGATTGGAGTAGAGAATATTGTCCGACGCGGAAACTCCCTCGCTTCAACTCTTCAACAAAAACTTCTTGAACTTGGGGACAAGATTGAAATGCTTACACCAACAGAAGAACAATCACGCGGTTCGATGATTGGTTTTTGTTTGAAAAATATCCCGTACGACAAATTCGGAGAACACGCATCGAAGAAAGGATTTCGTATTCGCCTTGTTCCGGAAAGTCATTTGAATTCGATTCGCGTGTCAACACATCTTTATAATAATTTCGATGAAGTGGAGAGGTTTGTGGAAGCGGTGAAGGAAGTCGCTTAA